Genomic DNA from Ilyobacter polytropus DSM 2926:
GAGCACAGCCTGAGGTACGACACTGTAGCCAAATGGTTTAATAAAAATGGATATATAGTATATGCAGATGATCACAGAGGACACGGGTATTCAGCAGAGAGTATCGAGGAGTTAGGGAGTATAGAGGGTGGATTTGAAACACTTGTGGATGATGAAAAATATATAACCGATTTTATATCAAAAAGTTGTCCAGGACTTCCAATTTATGTGTTAGGTCACAGTATGGGTTCTTTTATTGCCCAGGGTCATATGTCTGATTTATCACGTTTTGTAAATGGGTATATTCTTACAGGTTCTTGCGGTAAGAGGATGGCAGAAACTTTTTCAGGATGGATTTTAAGTGGGATAATAAGAATATTTTTTAGTAAAAGCAAGAGTCCACTTATGAAAAGACTGATATTTCTAGGATATAACAAAAAGATTAAAAAGAAAAAGACTGTCTCTGACTGGCTTACAAGGAGAGAAGAAATTGTAAAGGATTATATAGACGACCCATTCTGTGGATTCGTTTATACCTCAGGGTTTTATTTTTCATTTCTGAAATATCTAAAAAATCTATTTACCAAAAAAACTTTTGAATCTGTAAAAAGGACCATACCAGTTTTTATACTATCTGGTGAGTCTGACCCTGTTGGATTATATGGAAAGGGAGTAAGGAAATTGCTAAAATTTTATAAGAAAAATCATTTTAATTTTGTGAAAATGAAGTTGTATCCTGGTGCAAGGCATGAAATACTAAATGAGATAAACAGTATAGAGGTTTTAGAAGATATAAAAAACTGGATAGAAAATAAAAAATAGGAGGTATTACTCTCCTATTTTTTCACCCTTGATATTCCATATCTCTTGTGCATATTTGGCAATGGTATTGTCAGAGGAAAAGTGTCCTGACATCGCTATATTTACAAGACATTTTTTAGCCCATTTATCCTTATTTTTATAAAGTTTTTCTATTTTTTCCTGGGCCTTTACATATTCTTTGAAATCTTTTAGAACAAAATAATAGTCATTCTTTTCTGTTAACTCTTTGTATATTTCTCCAAACTCAGTTATAGAAACACCTAGAGTTCCATCAACTAAAGTTTCTACCAATTCTGCTATCTCTTGATTTTCTTTTAGGAAATTTACTGAGTTGTATTTATGGGAACTATAGAATTTTAAAACCTCTTCTGATGTTAGACCGAAGATAATGATATTTTCATCACCGACTAGCTCTTTTATCTCTATATTTGCACCATCTAGAGTGGCTAGGGTTATGGCTCCGTTCATCATAAATTTCATATTTCCTGTTCCTGAGGCTTCTTTTGATGCGGTGGAAATTTGTTCACTTACATCAGCAGCAGGAATTATTTTTTCAGCCTTACTGACATTATAGTTGTCTATAAATACGACTTTAATCTTATCATTTACTTCAGGATCATTATTTATAAGATCTCCCAGTGTATTGATAAGTTTTATTATTTTTTTGGCGAATACATATGCCGGTGCTGCTTTGGCACTGAAAATAAAAGTCCTTGGATAAATATCAAAGTTCTTATCGTTTTTCAGTTTTTTATACAAGTAGAGAATATGAAGACAGTTGAGGAGCTGTCGTTTATAGCCGTGGATTCTTTTTACATGAATGTCAAAAATAGAATCCGGGTCTACAACTATTTCTTTTTTATCAAAAATATATTTTGCAAGCTTCACCTTGTTTTCACGTTTTATATCCTCTATTTTGGATAAAACATCTTTATCTTTTTTAAAGATCATCATTTTTTCAAGATCTTTAGGATTTCTTACCCAGCTGTCCCCTATACAGTCGATAATAAGGTTCGTAAGGGCTCTGTTACTCTTTATAAGCCACCTTCTATGGGTTATACCGTTAGTTTTATTATTAAATTTTCCTGGGTAAAAATCATTAAAGTCCTTTAGCTCTTTTGTTTTAAGGATCTCAGTATGAAGTGCTGCCACTCCGTTTACAGAATGGCTTCCAACGATTGCAAGGTTGGCCATTTTTACCATTCCGTTTTCGATTATAGACATTCTTCCGACTCTGTCCCAGTCTCCGTGTCTGGCAATAATCTCCTGACAAAACCTTCTATTTATCTCTTCTATAATCATAAATAATCTAGGGAGTAACCTTTTAAATCCAGAAGCCGGCCATTTCTCAAGAGCTTCAGCCATGATAGTGTGATTTGTATAGGCACAGACCTTTGTTGTTACGTCCCATGCCTCTTTCCAGTTAAGTTCATCTTCATCCATAAGTATTCTCATGAGCTCAGCCACTGCTAAGGCAGGGTGAGTGTCATTAATGTGTATTGCCACATAATCGTCTAAATGTTTAAAGTCAACTTTCACTTCTCTGTGATAATTCAAAATAGACTGAAGACTGGCACTTACAAAGAAATACTCTTGTTTTAGTCTAAGCTGTCTTCCGTTTTCTGTAGAATCATCAGGATAAAGAACTTGAGATATTAGTTCTGCAGTATATTTACCCTCTACTGACTGAAGATAGTTTCCGCTGTTAAAGTTCTGAAAATCAAATTCGTCTGTATCAGCCTCGGAACTCCATAACCTCAGTGTGTTGACAGTTTTATTTAAATATCCAGAAAGGGGTATATCGTATGGAACGGCTTTTACTGTATAGTAGTTTTCATGTACAGCCTCTAGCTCGTTACCCACTTCTTTCATATAGGCAGTTCCGCCAAATCTTATCTTTATACTCCTGTTTTCTTTTCTTACCTCCCAAGGGTAGGGCTCTTTCAGCCAAGGATCTGGCATCTCTACCTGATAGCCATCCTTTATCTCTTGTCTAAACATACCGTATTTATATCTTATCCCACAGCCATGTCCCGGAAGACCAAGGGCTGCAAGGGAATCCATAAAACAAGCAGCCAGCCTTCCTAGACCTCCGTTTCCAAGTCCTGCATCAGGCTCTACCTTTATCAGTAGGTCTAGATCCATTCCCATATCCTCTAAAGCTTCTTTTGCCAGATCTGATATTCCGAGATTGATTAGATTTTTTTCAAGAAGCTTACCAATTAAGAATTCCATTGACAGATAATAAACTTGCTTTACTTTCTTATCTTTATACTGCTGATTGGTTTCAAACCAACCTTCAGACATATAGTCTCTTATTAGGTTGGAAAAAGCTATATATTTCTGAATATCAGAAGCATTTTTCAAATCTTTAGAGTAGAGGCTTTTTAATTTTAAAGCAAAGCCGTTTTTTATCATCTCTTTTGTAAATTCCAATTCAACCAACTCCCCACGTGTTAACCCAATATTTCTTTGTAAAAAGATTTATAATTTTTTGCAGCATGACTCCAGCTATTCTTCTCATTCATACCCCTAAGAATGAGTTCTTTCCATGCTTTTTTATTCTGATATACTTCTACAGCACATTTTATTGTATCCAACATTTCATGGGCATTGTAATTGGAAAAAGTAAATCCGGTTCCCTGTTTTTTCTTTGCGTTATAAGGCTTTACTGTATCTCTTAAGCCACCTGTCTCTCTTACCACAGGGACAGAACCATATCTCATTGCAATCATCTGAGAGAGTCCACAGGGTTCAAAAAGTGAAGGCATTAAAAACATGTCAGATGATGCGTATATTTTTTTTGCCATTGCATCATTGAAAGTAATGTTAGAAGACAGTTTAGACGGATAAACTTGTGAATAATACTCAAAGATATCCTCGTAATCCTGATCCCCTGTACCCAAAATGACTATTTGAAGGTCCATCTGTAGAAGTTCCTGAAGCACGTGAGTTATAAGGTCGATTCCTTTTTGTCTCACCAATCTTGTTATAATACCGATCATAGGAATATCCTCTGATACAGTGAGGCCTAGTTCTTTTTGAAGTTCCAGCTTATTTTTAATTTTTTTATCTATTTTACTCTGGCTGAATTTAGTTGCGATATCTTTATCAGTCCTAGGATTGAAAATATCATAGTCTATACCATTTACTATTCCAGAAAGCCTGCTGTCTATATGTCTAAATAATCCGTGAAGATTTTCTCCGTAAAATTCCATCTTTATCTCTTCTGCATAGGTGCTGCTTACAGTGGATACATAGTCTGAATAATTTACTCCCCCTTTTAAGAAGGAGATAGCGTCAAAAAATTTCATAGAGTCCTCTCTAAAGTGGATATCATGTGAGAGTCCTAGAACATCATCTAGAGTTTCCATAGAAAAAATACCCTGATATTTTAGGTTATGTATAGTATAGAGGGTTTTTACATTCTTATAGGTATCATTTCTCTGAAGCTCTTTTAGATAGACAGGAGTAAGTCCTGAATGCCAGTCGTTGCAATGAATGAGATCAGGCTCGAATTCCATAACTTCTAAAGCAGCTAATACCGATTTTGAGAAGAAACCAAATCTTTCACAGTCATCAAACTCGCCATATACATTATCTCTCTTAAAATAATGCTCGTTATCAACAAAATAATACTTAACTCCGTCGTATTCGAGCATATCTATCCCACAGTATTGATTTCTCCAGGAAAGCTTCACATATGTGTGTCCCAGATGCTTCATTTTGCTCTTGTATTTATAGTCTATCGCCTTGTATTTAGGCAGGATCACTCTAATATCTACCCCGGTTTTTACGAGTGATTTTGGGAGAGAATGAGATACGTCTCCCAGTCCTCCTGTTTTAATAAAAGGCCATGCTTCACCAGTTACGAATAATATTTTCATATTAGTTTTTCCTCCTTCCTCTATTTACATATCTTCTAGAGGCCAATAAAGTTCCTTGAATCGTTCTGAATTGATTCCTATTTTCTTTTCTATGACAAGAGGGAATTCCACTGAAGCTTTTAATTCCTCTCCTTCTGCTATTACTGTATTTTTATCAATTACGACATTTTTTAATTTTGAACCTTTTTTGATGGTGCAGTCTTGAAGGATTACACAATCTTCTATCTCAGTTCCTTCTTCAATTTTTACGTGTCTTGAGACGACACTGTTTTTAACCGTTCCCTCTATAGTACATCCGTTGGCAACAAGTGAATTTGTAACTTCCGACCCATTTTTAAATAAAGAAGGCGGAGTATCTTTTATCTTTGTAAGTATTTTTCCGTGTCTGAAGAATAGATCTCTTCTCACATCTAGATCAAGTACATCCATGTTAAATTTGAAGTATTCCTTTGTAGAATTGATACATCGTAGATAACCTTCAAATTCAAGACCTTTCACTTTATATTTATTTACGTTTCTAGAGATTAGATCTTTGAATGAAGTATAAGATCCATTTTGAGTTGCTTCACAGATCATTTTTATGAAGGTATCTTTTTTCATTATGAATCCCTCTAATGAGATTTTTTCCTCTTTTTTAAAATGAAGATTTTTTCCGATACCTTCTACATATCCGTCTTCATTTAGGTTTATTGTATCACATCCGTAAAAACTTACATCAGCATTTTTTACATTTTTATAGATAATAGATATATCTGCTTCGCTTTCCTCATGTTCTTCGATGAATTTTTTAGCATCCATGCTGCACACCATGTAAGAGGAAGTTACAAAAACATGATCCTGTTTACTTCTGTAAAAGTATTCTAAGTTGTTTTCTAAGATAGAAATGTCAGTACGGGATCCCTCTCCACCTGCAAAGTTGAAAAGAAACATTCCGTCTATTTTTCTGTCTAGATCCCAAGGTCCTCCGCTACCTAAGTGGTCTACTAAAGATCTACTGTTTTGCTTACCTACAAAGAGCCCTACATTTCTCAAACCTGCATTAACCATGTTTGAAAGTGCAAAGTCAATAACTCTATATCTTCCTCCTACTGGAGTGGAGGCTATATTTCTATTTTTAGTTAGCCCTCTTATATCGTCGTCTTTTTCCGTTAGGAGTATCATCGCCATATAGTTGTTTGTCATTTTAAACCTCCCCCTTTATTTTATGATCTGATTTTTTTGGATGATTGTATTGTCTGGTATTACTTTTATTTCTATTCCGTCTCCTATAGAGGCATGATCATTGATCATTACATTTGATCCGACAATTGCTTTTTCTATAACTACGTTGTCCCCTATAGCTGATTCAGACATAATAACAGAATTTTTTATTTTTGTATTTTTACCTATACATACTCCTCCGAATATAATGGAGTTTTCAACTTCTCCGTATATGTCACATCCTTCTACAATAAGGGAGTTTTTAATCTTAGCATTTTCACCTACGTATTTTGGGGGATATGCCTTTTGTGGTGAATATATTTTCCAATTTCTATCAAAAATATTTAGTTCATTGTCTGGATTTAAAAGATCCATATTTGCTTCCCATAGGCTGTCTATAGTTCCTACATCTTTCCAGTATCCTTCGTAAGGATAAGCCATCATTTTATGTCCGTCATTTAGCATTTTTGGGATTATATCTTTTCCGAAGTCATGACTAGAGTCTTTATTTTCTTCATCTTCTATCAAGAATTTTCTAAGAAGATCCCATCTGAAAATATATACTCCCATAGATGCTAGGGTACTCTTTGGATTTGCAGGTTTTTCTTCAAATTCATAAATAGAGTAATCTTCGTTTGTATTCATAATACCAAATCTCGAGGCCTCTTCCATTGAGACATTTATTACAGCTATAGAAGCATCTGCATTATTCTCCTTATGAAAATCAAGCATTTTACTGTAATCCATCTTGTAAATATGGTCACCTGAAAGTATCAAAACATACTCAGGGTTGAATTTGTCGATATAGTTAATATTTTGATGGATGGCATGAGCTGTTCCCATGTACCAGTCTCCACCGTCCATACTTGTGTAAGGCTGAAGTACAGATACACCACCGTTTTGTCTGTCTAGATCCCAAGGGGCCCCTATACCGATATGATTATGTAGGGCAAAGGGTTCATATTGTGTGAGCACCCCAACAGTATCTATTGCCGAGTTAGAACAGTTACTTAGAGCGAAGTCTATTATTCTGTACTTTCCTCCAAACGGCACAGCAGGTTTTGCTATTTTTTCTGTAAGAGACTTTAGTCGTGTACCTTGTCCCCCTGCAAGAATCATTGCTACTATTTCTTTTCTAGCCATTGCTTTTCCCCCTTTTATTTAGTTGAGCTTTATAGAATACCGCTGATAGAGGCGGGATATCAATCATGATGCTGTATTTCATTTCATGCCATGGTTCCGGTGAAGGATGAAGTTCTTCATTATTTGTCATACCAGTACCTCCATATTCGTGAAGGTCGCTGTTGAATACCTCTTCGTATACTGCGAAGCGAGGCACTCCTAATCTATATCCTTTTTTAGAGACAGGTGTAAAATTGAATACACCTATTACAAAATCATCTTTGTCTTTACTCTTACGTATAAAAGAGATTATACTCTCTTCATAATTTAAACAGTCTATCCATTGAAAACCGTCATGAGAACAGTCATTTTCCCAGAGAGCTTTTTCTTTTTTATAAAACAAGTTTAGAGCTCGGGTATACTTTTTCATCTCTTTATGTTTTGGATATTCCAAGAGATTCCAGTCGAGGTCTTCATAATATTTCCATTCGACAAACTGACCGAATTCCCCTCCCATAAACAGTAATTTTTTACCAGGATGAAGCATGGTATAGCCATAAAAAGCTCTTAAGTTGGAGAATTTTTCTTCATATGTACCTGGCATTTTGTCCAATAATGACTTTTTACCGTGTACCACTTCATCGTGAGATAAGGGAAGTACGTAATTCTCTGAGAATGCATACATAAAGGAAAAGGTGATATAGTTGTGATGCCACTTTCTGTATAGAGGGTCGAGCTCCATATAAGCGAGCATGTCGTTCATCCATCCCATATTCCATTTATATGTAAAACCTAGTCCTCCGACATAACCTGGTTTTGTCACAAGAGGCCATGCAGTAGATTCCTCAGCGGCGATATAAACCCCTGGATATTCCTCGAGAATTGATTTATTCAGTTCTCTCAAGAATTCTACGGCCCAAAGATTTTCATTTCCACCATGTTCGTTTTTTAGTTCTGGATGGTCACCTTTTTTACCGTAATCTAGATAGATCATATTTGCAACGGCATCTATACGAAGACCGTCTATGTGAAACTCCCTTATCCAATAAAGGGCATTAGAGATAAGAAAACTCTTTACTTCGTTTCTAGAAAGGTCAAAGTTCGCAGTTCCCCAGTCATAATTCTCTCCTAAAAGTTCCCACTGGTATTCATAGGTTGGAGTCCCGTCGAATCTATATAAGGCGTGACTGTCTTTACAAAAATGCCCAGGAACCCAATCTAATATAACCCCTATATTTTTTTCATGCATCTTTTCTACAAAATACTTAAAGTCCTCAGGTGTTCCGTATCTGCTGGTTACAGAATAATAACCTGTCCCTTGATAACCCCAGGAAGCATCTAGGGGATATTCTGACACAGGCATTATTTCAATATGGGTGTATCCCATATATTTTACATATTTAGATAGTTCATCTGCGATCTCTCTAAAGTTATAAAAACACTCATGGTCAATCTCGATTATATTTGACGAATGATCAATATTTTTTATCTTATCTCCTGAGAGTTCTTTTTGCTTCCATGAACCTAAATGTAGTTCATAAATATTCATAGGACTCTCGTAATGATTGGTCTTTTTACGTTTTGTCAGCCATTTACTGTCTTGCCATTTGTATTTTTCTAGACCATATACTATAGATGCAGTATTAGGTCTTAGTTCAGAATAGAAAGCGTATGGATCACTTTTTTGAACCCTGTCTCCAAACTGAGTTTCTATGTCAAATTTATAAATTTCACCCTTGGTGATTCCGTCTATTTCAAGTTCCCATATACCTTCGTTATTAATCTTTGACATGGGATTGGCAGAGGAATTCCAGTTGTTGAAATTTCCTATGACACTTACGGACTTTGCTCTAGGGGCCCAGACCCTGAAAAAAGTTCCATTTTTTGTAAGGTGTGCTCCCATATATTCATAGGTTCTTTTGTGTTCTCCTCTGTGAAAGAGGTATCGGTCTATTTCGGTTTTATTGCTCATTGTACCTCCTCTCAATAAAAAATATGTCCTTTATATTAATACTTCAAATTATTAATTTTCTTTTTATATTTTTTAGTTTTTTTTAACAGGGTTCATCTATGTATACCAAAATCACTAAATTCTTAATGTTTTTATATGAAAGAAGAGAAGATAAATTCTTCTCCTCTTTTAGTAAGTTAATGACAGTAAGTTTTTTAATTTTTTATTCATATAAAATTCAAAGAAAAAAATTATATTTTTTGAAAATGTTGTTTACAAGTATATCACCAATGGTATATTTAAATCAAATAGATATTTCTTAAAAAAAGGAACTTTTTATGGTTAAAAATTATTCGTTTTTGTCATGAAATATTTTGTTGAAAAAGTAAAACTAGATTTTATGGGATTTTGAATTGAAGATTAAAAAAACTAAACCAGTCAATGATAAAAAAAAACAGCCGAAAATTAATCCGGCTGTTGATCTATGATTTTTCTTATACGGTTCATATAGTTCTCTTTTAACACTCTTCTCTCTCTTCTTAATTTTGTTGCTTCTTTCTGAAGCTGTTCAAATTTTTTCATGTCTGGTTCTTTAGAAAGCATACATTTATTCATTTCAGACCTCAAATCCCTCGCACGATTGTTTATTTCTGACTCTTTATTGACAAGCTCTGCTCTCAGCTCCATCACCTTCTCTTTTTGATCTGGAGTCAGATTATCATAGGAAACACCGGTTTTCATGTTTTTATGTTTCATTGGATTATTATTGAAGGGAGCTGCATCAGCTGAGACTGCAAAGATTACAAGAATAAAAATCAAACTTAATTTTTTCATCATATCTCTACCTCCCCTCCTTCAAACCAGAAAAGCAAACCTTTTTCTACTTTTTCCACTCCATATCTATATCCGTGACTGCTCAGAATTTTTCTAACTATGGTCAGCCCAAGACCAGTGCCGCTGTCCCTTGTCCGGGATTTATCGACTCTGAAAAAAGGGACCCATAATTTTTCTAATTCATCTTCCTCTATATCACAGTTGTTAAAAATCTCAAATCTCATATTTTTATCGATTTTTTGGAGTTTGATATGTATAGAACCATTATCTGAAACATATTTTACAGCATTACTGATAAGGTTTCTTATTACCATAGAGATTTTATCGTGATCCCCTAGGATTTGGCCATTCTCTAGTTCTGATTTTAAAGTGATAGATTTTTTATCCATAAGGAGCTTGTTTATGCTTATCTCTTTTTCTATTATCTCTTTTAGGTCTAGCTCTTCCATTGCAAAGTCTTCATAACCTCTTTCCAATTTTGAAAGAAACAGAAGTGATTTAACAAGCTTATCCATCTCTAAAACCTCATCCTGTATGATCTCAAGATAAAAATTTCTTGTTTTTTCATCAGGAGCTATTCCGTCTCTTAATCCCTCAGTATAATTACTTATAACAGCTATGGGGGTTTTCAGCTCATGACTTACATTGGAGATAAACTCCTTTCTCATTTGGTCTATTGCTTTTTCTTTTTCTATATCTTTCAGAAGTATTTTATTTGCCTCTAGAAGTTTTTCTTTAGCAGAGTTGATCTCTAGAATGTTGCTTTCAAGGCTCTCTGACATCATATTTATACTTTCTCCCAAGTCGCCTATTTCATCCTTTGATTTTTTTGTGAACCTTTTTGAAAAATCAAATCTTGCAACTCTATGAGCAAGATTTTGTATTTCTATGAGAGGTTTGGTTATTCTGCCAGAAAAAACTTTGACTAAAATAATCCCCAGTATAAAAGCTATAAATATTATTTTTAAATGGTAAGCTGTTACTATGTCCATCTGCTCTTTTATAAAGTTTACAGGAACACCCACTACCAGAAGTCTTTTATTGTCGTATGCGGTAAATAGGACAAGAGTTTCCACTCTAAAAAATCTATCAATACTTTTTTTGTAAAAATAAGTTCCTGGATTCTTCAAAAGTCCCAAAATTTCCTCTTTTTTTGTCCCACTATCCTGAAGGAGTTCAGGTTCTATGAAATCAAAGGGAAATAAATCAACCCGAACACCGGTTTCTTGCTCAAGCTTTCCTATATCGATATCATAGCCTGATGTTTTTACATATTCAGAAACCTCTAGGAGTTTATCTTTTTTAACATTAAAATAATACTTTTCAAAATGTATTTCACTGAAAAGATACAAAGATAAAGTTATTATTATCATTATCAGTGATAAAAGAAAAAATAATTTATTTTTTATGCTCACTTATGACACCTCAAATTTATAGCCCACGCCTCTTACAGTTTCGATATATTCTCCGCCAAGTTTTTTTCTTATTCTTTTTATCTGGGAATCTACTGCCCTACGATCTCCCTCATAGTCATATCCCCACAGTGAAGTTATTATTTTTTCTCTACTTAATGCTATTCCTTTATTTATTACAAAATACAAAAGCATCTCATATTCTCTAGGAGACAGTTCTAAAATCTCTCCGTCTAGAGTAACAACGTGGCTGCTGTCATTTATGATTAGTTTTCCCATATTGATAATAGAGTCATTGTTATTTCTTCTCAAAAGAGCCTTTACCTTTGCCATTAAGATTTTAAGTGAAACAGGTTTGGTGACATATTCATCGGTCTTAAGTTTATACCCTTTTAATATATCATCTTCATCGCCCTTGGCGGTTAGCATTATTATAGGGACATTTTTCCTTTCGCTTCTGATCTCTCTGCAGACATCCCAGCCGTCTAATTTTGGCATCATGATATCTAGTATTACAAGGTCTATTTTGTTGTTAAAAAAAAACTCTATAGCTTGTTCGCCATCCTCAGCTTCTATGACGAGATATCCTTCTTTTTTTAAAAAGTCTGAAGCAATCCTTCT
This window encodes:
- a CDS encoding response regulator transcription factor yields the protein MDKKILLAEDDWKLRRIASDFLKKEGYLVIEAEDGEQAIEFFFNNKIDLVILDIMMPKLDGWDVCREIRSERKNVPIIMLTAKGDEDDILKGYKLKTDEYVTKPVSLKILMAKVKALLRRNNNDSIINMGKLIINDSSHVVTLDGEILELSPREYEMLLYFVINKGIALSREKIITSLWGYDYEGDRRAVDSQIKRIRKKLGGEYIETVRGVGYKFEVS